A portion of the Deinococcus carri genome contains these proteins:
- a CDS encoding glutaredoxin family protein, whose translation MPDVTLYTVPNCADCEAVKRLLGHEGVPFVEKNVRADPEALAEMQRRAGVRIAPVTVIGEQAFYGPFDGQRPRILAALRKG comes from the coding sequence ATGCCCGACGTGACCCTCTACACCGTGCCCAACTGCGCCGACTGTGAGGCCGTCAAACGGCTCCTGGGGCACGAAGGCGTCCCTTTCGTCGAGAAGAACGTCCGCGCCGACCCCGAGGCCCTGGCCGAGATGCAGCGCCGGGCGGGCGTCCGTATCGCCCCGGTGACGGTCATCGGTGAGCAGGCCTTTTACGGGCCGTTCGACGGCCAGCGGCCCCGCATCCTCGCGGCGCTGCGGAAGGGGTGA
- a CDS encoding signal peptidase II, with protein sequence MRRKPVVLIAALLGIEGLLKAWAVANLSPGVGRALLPGLLHLGFTLNPGMAWGLLGGLTAPLAALRLLVGLVIVAALLSGRVRLGWGWPLALIAAGALGNALDGLMRGAVVDYLTSPLLDSLTRPLTGETFPIFNLSDVLVFSGAAGLLLHAGWTERRAGRPTPDRRGPSQTKENP encoded by the coding sequence GTGAGGCGGAAACCTGTGGTCCTGATCGCAGCGCTGCTGGGAATCGAGGGCCTGCTGAAAGCCTGGGCAGTGGCGAACCTCTCGCCGGGAGTCGGCCGCGCCCTGCTGCCCGGCCTGCTGCACCTGGGCTTCACCCTGAATCCTGGGATGGCCTGGGGCCTGCTGGGGGGCCTGACCGCGCCCCTGGCCGCCTTGCGCCTGCTGGTCGGCCTGGTGATCGTGGCGGCCCTGCTGTCCGGGCGGGTCCGCCTGGGCTGGGGGTGGCCGCTCGCGCTGATCGCCGCTGGGGCACTGGGCAACGCCCTGGATGGTCTGATGCGCGGTGCAGTGGTCGACTACCTTACGTCCCCCCTGCTGGACAGCCTCACCCGCCCACTGACAGGGGAGACCTTCCCAATTTTCAACCTGTCGGATGTTCTCGTCTTCAGTGGGGCCGCCGGACTGCTGCTGCACGCGGGGTGGACGGAACGCCGTGCGGGACGTCCCACGCCGGACCGACGTGGTCCTTCTCAGACCAAGGAGAACCCATGA
- a CDS encoding IclR family transcriptional regulator has protein sequence MLGTFEKARAVLDLYTMERPEWGVTEVARTLGMPTSSAHVLLASLAHMGLLHRTLAGRYRLGFKLLALTQVLLANTPWREVAQEEMGRLAQAFGETLHLTAFDGGQIVPVAGLQGRLPGSVRLLGVGTVLPAHTSASGKLLLAHRPREVVEAVLAAAGDVSGTVQVWDTLAEELEQIRSDGYAREASEHHPAVCSLAAPVRNHNGEVIAAMEFSLPLDRYSDRQEQVRDALMQACAAISSRIGYQPELSGKRPMVWVSVGGREELRPAPRRSRRKGHSRSSSS, from the coding sequence ATGCTGGGAACGTTCGAGAAGGCCAGGGCCGTGCTGGACCTGTACACGATGGAACGCCCCGAGTGGGGCGTAACTGAAGTTGCGCGGACGCTCGGCATGCCGACCTCCAGTGCCCACGTCCTGCTTGCCTCGCTGGCGCACATGGGGTTGCTGCACCGGACGCTGGCAGGCCGTTACCGGTTGGGCTTCAAGCTGCTCGCCTTGACTCAGGTGCTGCTCGCCAACACGCCCTGGCGGGAGGTCGCGCAGGAGGAAATGGGCCGCCTGGCGCAGGCCTTCGGGGAGACGCTGCACCTGACCGCCTTTGATGGGGGGCAGATCGTGCCGGTCGCGGGCTTACAGGGCCGACTGCCGGGCAGCGTCCGCCTGCTCGGGGTGGGGACGGTCCTCCCCGCCCACACCAGCGCGAGCGGCAAGCTGCTGCTGGCCCACCGGCCCCGTGAGGTGGTGGAGGCCGTGCTGGCCGCCGCGGGGGACGTCTCCGGAACGGTCCAGGTGTGGGACACGTTGGCGGAGGAGCTGGAGCAGATCCGCTCAGACGGATACGCCAGGGAGGCGAGCGAACACCACCCGGCCGTCTGCTCCCTGGCAGCTCCGGTCCGCAACCACAACGGCGAGGTGATCGCGGCAATGGAGTTCAGTCTGCCTCTCGACCGCTACTCGGACCGGCAAGAACAAGTGCGCGACGCGCTGATGCAGGCCTGTGCCGCGATTTCCTCACGGATCGGGTACCAGCCGGAGCTTTCAGGCAAGAGGCCCATGGTATGGGTGTCCGTGGGGGGGCGCGAGGAATTGCGCCCGGCTCCCCGGCGCTCCCGCAGAAAAGGCCACTCAAGGTCCTCCTCCAGTTGA
- a CDS encoding transporter: MAAPLPEILTLTLIPVAATILGGVAASFRTPGERLRSFVQHFAAGVVFAAVAGELLPEITQGHQPLGVVIGFVLGVAVMLALRQIAGWLERPLADGGRQPSGNLGLITVVGIDVLIDGLLIGVGFAAGARVGTLLVVALTLELLFLGVSVASSLGQVGTPPGRTILTVTGLSLLVILGALLGSTLLQGLSGLALEIVLSFGAAALLFLVTEELLTEAHEVKETPLITAAFFAGFVALYLLELMS, encoded by the coding sequence GTGGCCGCACCCCTCCCCGAGATCCTCACCCTGACGCTGATTCCGGTGGCGGCCACCATTCTCGGCGGGGTGGCAGCCAGCTTCCGCACGCCGGGTGAGCGGCTGCGGAGCTTCGTGCAGCACTTCGCGGCGGGCGTGGTGTTCGCGGCGGTGGCGGGTGAACTGCTGCCCGAGATCACCCAGGGCCACCAACCGCTCGGGGTGGTCATCGGCTTTGTGCTGGGTGTGGCCGTGATGCTGGCGCTCCGGCAGATTGCCGGGTGGCTGGAACGCCCGTTGGCCGACGGGGGCAGGCAGCCGAGCGGCAACCTCGGCCTGATCACGGTGGTCGGCATTGACGTGCTGATCGATGGCCTCCTGATCGGCGTGGGCTTCGCCGCGGGCGCACGGGTGGGCACGCTGCTGGTGGTGGCCCTGACGCTGGAACTGCTGTTTCTGGGCGTCTCGGTGGCGTCCAGCCTCGGTCAGGTGGGGACACCTCCCGGCCGCACCATCCTGACGGTGACAGGGCTGAGCCTGCTGGTCATCCTGGGGGCGCTGCTGGGGAGCACGCTGCTTCAGGGCCTCTCCGGTCTGGCGCTGGAGATCGTGCTGTCCTTCGGTGCAGCCGCCCTGCTGTTCCTGGTGACCGAGGAGCTGCTGACCGAGGCCCACGAGGTAAAGGAAACGCCGCTGATCACGGCGGCCTTCTTCGCGGGCTTCGTGGCCCTCTATCTGCTGGAGCTGATGTCGTGA
- a CDS encoding heavy metal translocating P-type ATPase gives MTSSPSRADAPSPDAAHLTYFVDGMDCASCVQKVERMVATLPGTADVKTSFTRQTLSLDLDETQTGRTTLERNLKALGYTPSLLGPVAGAGPGPATEHQPGDHDHDHHEHDHAGHESAHSHEAPKPGQPWYATGQGKLVVTSGVLLALAWLFSFIEPRFATYGFIAATVLGVWPLAKKAFASARLGDPFSINMLVSLAAIGAVLIGQAAEGSVVVFFFAVGELLEGIAAGRARAGIQALAALAPKTALLLENGQTREVPADSLGVGQTVQVNPGARVPADGTILSGTSSLDDSPVTGESVPVVKSAGNTVYAGSINTDGALTVRVDKAASDNTIARIIHMVEEAEGSKAHTARFIDRFSRYYTPGVVAVSALVALVPPLLFGAAWYPWLYKGIALLLIGCPCALVLSVPAAITSGISAGTRRGLLIKGGAALESIGSVKTVAFDKTGTLTAGKPRVTDVVGQDRNEVLRLAAAVESGSSHPLARAITDAAKGANLTLPAVTDAQAIPGKAVTATVEGRPLSVSSPRHAATLTPLPAQLQAAIQTFEEQGRTAVVLLDGTSPLGVLAIRDEPRSDAREALAQLRGLGVNTVMLTGDNARTGQAIGQDLGLDVQADLLPEDKLRLIADLKARGGVAMVGDGINDAPALAQSDVGIAMGGGTDVALETADAALLGERVTGVADLVRLSRATMGNIKVNIAFALGLKLIFLITTLLGYTNLWMAILADTGATALVTANALRLLRWKGSSAPATRPALPHAAPREA, from the coding sequence ATGACGTCTTCGCCTTCCCGCGCTGATGCCCCTTCACCGGATGCGGCCCACCTGACGTATTTCGTGGACGGGATGGACTGCGCCAGTTGTGTCCAGAAAGTGGAACGGATGGTGGCCACGCTGCCGGGGACGGCGGACGTGAAAACCAGTTTCACCAGACAGACCCTGAGTTTGGACCTGGATGAGACGCAGACCGGCCGGACCACCCTGGAGCGCAACCTCAAGGCCCTCGGCTACACGCCCTCGCTGCTTGGCCCCGTGGCAGGCGCAGGACCAGGCCCGGCCACCGAACACCAGCCCGGTGACCATGACCACGACCACCACGAACATGACCACGCGGGTCACGAGTCCGCCCATAGCCATGAAGCGCCAAAACCGGGTCAGCCCTGGTATGCCACGGGGCAGGGCAAGCTGGTCGTCACCTCCGGCGTCCTGCTGGCCCTCGCCTGGCTGTTCAGCTTCATCGAGCCGCGGTTTGCCACGTACGGCTTCATTGCCGCCACCGTGCTGGGCGTCTGGCCCCTGGCGAAAAAAGCCTTCGCCAGCGCCCGTCTGGGCGATCCCTTCAGCATCAACATGCTGGTCAGCCTCGCCGCCATCGGCGCTGTCCTGATCGGGCAGGCGGCCGAGGGGTCCGTGGTGGTGTTCTTCTTCGCGGTCGGAGAGCTGCTGGAGGGGATCGCCGCCGGACGGGCGCGGGCCGGCATTCAGGCGCTGGCGGCGCTGGCCCCCAAGACGGCCCTGCTGCTGGAGAACGGCCAGACCCGCGAGGTGCCCGCCGACTCGCTCGGCGTCGGGCAGACCGTGCAGGTCAACCCAGGCGCACGGGTGCCCGCCGACGGCACCATCCTCTCGGGCACCTCCAGCCTCGACGACAGCCCCGTGACGGGCGAGAGCGTTCCCGTCGTCAAGAGCGCCGGAAACACCGTCTACGCGGGGAGCATCAACACGGATGGGGCGCTGACCGTCCGGGTCGACAAGGCCGCCTCGGACAACACCATCGCCCGGATCATTCATATGGTCGAGGAGGCCGAGGGGAGCAAGGCCCACACCGCCCGCTTTATCGACCGCTTCAGCCGGTACTACACGCCGGGCGTCGTGGCCGTGTCCGCTCTCGTCGCCCTCGTGCCGCCGCTGCTTTTTGGGGCCGCCTGGTATCCCTGGCTCTACAAGGGGATCGCCCTGCTCCTCATCGGCTGCCCCTGCGCGCTGGTGCTGAGCGTGCCCGCGGCGATCACCAGCGGCATCAGCGCCGGAACCCGCCGGGGCCTGCTGATCAAGGGCGGCGCGGCCCTGGAGAGCATCGGGAGCGTGAAAACAGTCGCCTTCGACAAGACCGGCACGCTCACTGCGGGCAAGCCCCGCGTCACCGATGTGGTGGGACAGGACCGCAACGAGGTCCTGCGCCTGGCCGCCGCCGTGGAATCGGGCAGCAGCCACCCCCTGGCCAGGGCGATCACCGACGCGGCGAAGGGGGCAAACCTCACCCTGCCCGCCGTGACGGACGCCCAGGCCATCCCCGGCAAAGCCGTCACAGCCACGGTCGAGGGCCGTCCCCTCAGCGTCTCCTCGCCCCGGCACGCGGCCACCCTGACGCCCCTGCCCGCGCAGCTTCAGGCCGCCATTCAGACCTTCGAGGAACAGGGGCGCACGGCGGTGGTGCTGCTGGACGGCACCAGCCCCCTGGGTGTGCTCGCCATCCGCGACGAACCCCGCTCGGACGCACGAGAAGCTCTCGCGCAGCTCCGCGGCCTGGGCGTGAACACGGTCATGCTCACGGGGGACAACGCCCGCACCGGCCAGGCCATCGGGCAGGACCTGGGCCTCGACGTGCAGGCGGACCTGCTGCCGGAGGACAAACTGCGGCTCATCGCGGACCTCAAGGCCAGAGGCGGGGTGGCGATGGTGGGGGACGGCATCAACGACGCGCCGGCCCTGGCCCAGTCGGACGTGGGTATCGCGATGGGGGGCGGCACGGACGTGGCCCTCGAAACCGCCGACGCGGCCCTGCTGGGCGAGCGCGTCACGGGCGTCGCGGACCTGGTGCGGCTCTCCCGGGCGACCATGGGGAACATCAAGGTCAACATCGCCTTCGCGCTGGGCCTCAAGCTGATCTTCCTGATCACCACCCTGCTCGGGTACACGAACCTGTGGATGGCGATTCTCGCGGATACGGGGGCCACGGCCCTCGTCACCGCGAACGCCCTGCGCCTGCTGCGCTGGAAGGGCAGTTCGGCCCCAGCCACCCGGCCCGCGCTGCCCCACGCCGCCCCGCGCGAAGCCTGA
- a CDS encoding DUF3105 domain-containing protein, translating to MKRLILLTLSVLLSACNQGSGEIQGIKTFQNEGGTHQEGRIAYAQTPPAGGPHNPAWQNCGVYNRPLYDEYAVHSLEHGAVWITYRAGLPAEQVEALKKLVDGRTYALLSPHETQTAPVVLSAWNRQLEVQDASDPRIKPFLQQYEQGGEAPEVGASCSGAYGGTV from the coding sequence ATGAAGAGACTTATCCTGCTGACCTTGTCCGTCCTGCTCTCTGCCTGCAACCAGGGAAGCGGTGAGATACAGGGGATCAAGACCTTCCAGAACGAGGGTGGCACCCACCAGGAGGGCCGTATCGCCTACGCCCAGACGCCCCCCGCGGGCGGACCGCACAATCCGGCCTGGCAGAACTGCGGCGTGTATAACCGGCCGCTCTACGACGAGTATGCCGTGCACAGCCTGGAACACGGCGCGGTCTGGATCACCTACCGGGCGGGGCTGCCCGCCGAGCAGGTCGAAGCGTTGAAGAAGCTGGTGGACGGCCGCACCTATGCCCTGCTCTCCCCCCATGAGACGCAGACCGCGCCCGTGGTGCTGAGCGCCTGGAACCGGCAGCTGGAGGTGCAGGATGCCAGTGACCCGCGCATCAAGCCGTTTTTGCAGCAGTACGAGCAGGGTGGAGAAGCCCCGGAGGTGGGTGCCTCGTGCAGCGGCGCGTACGGGGGCACGGTCTGA